The sequence agatgtttatggaaacacaattgggacctaaagtattatttaacgcgtattaaaaggaaaaatttttatgggccggttttaatacgggttgggtcgtttcagtcGGTGATAACTTCGGCCGGTTATTAATGGGATTAGAAAAGGGTTTGTGCTAGGGTCAAGGGTTACGACTACTGCTTCTGTTTCTGGGAAAAATTCAGTTCAAAAATTTAATTCATTGAAGGATGTTGATCATAACGAAGCAGAGAATCTTGTTGATGTTAAGTCCACGTTTGATGATATCTGGGTTATACAGACAAAGAAGGATAAGGGTATGAAGAAAGATGATGTCGTTAATCGGAACGTTGTTAGGGATGAAGTTGTTGATGGTTTTAAACCGGTTTTCAAGTTGGTTTTGTGAATTCCGATACTGTCGTGAAGGTTGCGAACTTGCTACTATCTCGAATACTGAATGCTGATGTGAATGTGACTGCTATTACTGTCTCGAATACTGAATGTTGATGTGAATTTGAGTGTATTTCAAGGCCGTCGAAGAGAGTTCATAAGAAGAAACAACAGGATGACCTTGTTGAGATTTTTTGCCCTCGTGGTAATGATCATAAAGGACCGACCACCAGGTAACTTTTAGCTAAAATAATCGATCCCAGCTCATTGTCCATCAATCCATGTTCTGTGTAATCATTAAGGACAAGGTATTTGTCGAGGAGGTTAAGATTAGAATTGGAAAAGGGTCGGAGGTGGTCAAGGTGGACAAGGGTCTAGGAGAAACACGAGTGACAGCAAGGGGAACTAATCTGGTTCTGTAGCTTTGTTCTTCCTTTAGTTTTGTCTGTTTCGTGCTAGTTTTTGATTCTTCTTTTGCATTGTTTAGGATTTGTATATCTGTTTTAGTGTATGTTTGCTTTTGGTTTGAGTTTGTGTTATTGTAAGTGATTTGGTGTGGCTTGCTAGTGATAGCAGGTTGGGACACGTTTTCTACTTTTGAGTCCGTCTGTTTCATCGTTGTATCTTTGTTCGGTTAATTCATCTTTCGAAGGATTAATCTTTGTTTAGTAATAATCTTTTAGCCATATAAaaaaagaactccaaaatatattTCAGATGAGGAATAAATGATTAATGAAGAGTATATCTGACCACTCTCTTTTGTAGTCACAATTGGCACACTAATTATTTTTGAGAATAGTAAACATCTATACTTAATTGTTTTGGGTCGTTTCATGCATTGCCTTGGGTCGTTTCATGCATTGCCCAATCTCCCGACCCAACTATTTTACCACCTCTACTTGGGGCTACTACTCTCTCCGTCTTAAATCTATtctccccagacaaaaaacacttAGTTTAAGAAAAAGTATCTGACACATGTAATTTTCTGTTAACTTTCCAGTTTTACCCCTTATTTTTTACTTATTATTTTGTCTTACATGTATAAAATAGGtgtacaaaagaactttatcaCATGATTCTTTttcatttatggaagtggacaattaatttgggacattcaTAAAACGAATAATGGACAAtagatatgggacggagggagtatgtaattaaataaataagtTAACCCATATCCCTGTATGCAGAATCTAGTTTCTCGATGGAACTCTTATGAAAGTTGAAGTTCACCTCTACGTGGGGCCTACTTGTACAAAGTTCCTTTACGGGACACCCTCTTATGAAAATTACATTTGGTCAAGCAAAAAATCGTCTTGACTTAGATTGTATCCTAACCTCAGATTGAAGAATCTTCGGTTTGGGAAttggggtggtggtggtggttgtttctTTTTTTATGAGCCTCCAAGATGAATCTTTTGATAGAAGGTTCAGTGCCCTACTTTAAAATAGTACCCACCTATTTATAGGCAAATACTAGAGTTATTGTTACCTGTGAGCACATGCTGAGGTAGCATTCCTTATTGGGCTTTAGTCAATCATTGAAAATTGAGCCCATATCATTAGCTACCACTTGTTCCAGAACCTTTTGGTCTGGAATCTTATAGAACCTTCTATTTTTATCCACTACTACTCCATGTCCTCCATATTTTATTGCAAGTATTATGGGATGCTCCACGTCATGCGTTGCACGCTCCTGGTAGCGTGACGTATATTATTACATTGCCTTCTTCATGTCCGTATTTTATCATAAGTATTCTAGGGATGCTCACGTCACGCGCCGCACGCTCCTGGTGGCATGACGTACGTGATTAACATTCAACTTTTGGGAAGTCAGAAGTTTATCACCCATATCCCCATATATTTTCTCTAACTGTCATTAGCTATCAACGACATTAGGAAGATGTAAAAAAGCAGGCCCGTTTTTATAAACGGTCGATACCAAGTAACAAATCACGTCCATGGCTCACTAGATCGTTTGAAAGGTTGTTGACGAGTTAAGTAAAAAGCGGAATTAACTAAATAGGAAGTTAAAGCTGGAAGTTTAGGGTGTTTTAACTGTTGAAGTTAACTAACAAGCGGATTTAACTAAATAGGTAGTTGTGATGCAAAGCAAATAAAATATTTGAAGACACCACCACCTATTTTATATAGCTGGATGTACCTATTGGCTCATTTATAGGTTTATAATGCACCTGTTGTAAGCATCAGATTGACTAAAATCACGATATCAAAATAAATCAACAGACTAATTGGATTAAAATGCAAGATTGAATAGCTATAATGACTATGTTTTTGACTTGCCTAGAGTCTTGAAAGAACATAACTTAACTAATATAATGATGATACAATGAATTTATCTAGGCAACACTTGGTTCAATCCACCCATGAGGGAGTAGAAGTCGTTTATCCTTGAAAAAATCCCCAAAACTTCCTTTCAAGTTGTCATCATCAAATGTGTGAAACCTGCGCGTTTCAAGAGAATAGAAAAGAATTGTGTTGTTTTCGGAATATGACTGATGAAAGTATACTTTGTTCTCCATTTTTGGTGTTGTAGCTTCAATGCATAAACATGTTGTTGCACTGACATAAATCGCATATTTTCCCAAGCTCTTTAGTTTCTCAAGTTTTGATGTAGATTGATTCAACTTGTGCACTTCAACGGATTTTTCAAACACGTCTACGGAAACTAGTAAAACATGTTGATCAGATTTTGTTAGGTAATATTTCATAGAAGGTTTAATATATGGAAGGTCCCACTCAACAGACTGCCATTCATAATCATCTTCTTTTGTGTGTCTGAAAACATAAAGCCGTCCGCGCATCAAAGCATACATATCTTGGCCATAGAATGTTGGAAAACAGAGCGATACTGAATAAAAATCGGTAAAAGCCAGTCTACGCCACGATTGTTCTCGACTAACATGGTGGATGTAAACTTGCATGTCACCTAAAGTTGTGATTACAACCACCATACAATCAGGGGAAGTTGGCGCTGCAGAGAAACAACATTTGTCTATAATAAGAGGATAGTTTCGACGCGGAAGCTTGCGTATATCACTTGTGAAGGGGTTAAAGAACATTAACTCTGATGTATTTTTAGACGTCAACAACCAGCCATACCGAGAACAATGTACTTGGAGAAAACCAACGAGTTCTTGTGATGTTCTTATGAAATACTTGTTACCTGACATCAGATCAGTGATAGTCATAATGTCCCGATCTGTGTCTATGACCATCGACCATGGTGATACTAAGGAATATGTCCTCTGTATTTCTGTTATGTTGCTCCATCGAATGACAGGTACTGCTGCTAAGTGTTTGCACGTTGCACGAAAGTTGAGGTAGTCGACATCACCACAAAACTTCATAATCAACTCCAATATATGAAACGGAAAACTAAATACGCACTCATCATTGACTAGCATATCATATTCCTTGTCCTTAGATTCAACACTTCACTTCATTTCTCCATGATCACCCTGTAACCTGCACAAATTTTGATATGAAACACTTTTGTTTGCTACATATGAATATGGAACATGTTTAAAAAAAGAGGTAGAAATCAATGAAAAGCAATACCTACATCCCGGCATGGACCAAACTGCATAGTTTGTAGGTGATAAATCTGTACGTGGCATAGAAGACATGGTGAGAGTTCTACTTCGAACATCATACAAATTTACAACTCTGTTCTTTTCACACATGAATAAATGAAAAACAGATCGTCACACGAACCTTTTAGAAAACCACACCGACTTGAAGCCCGCGGAATTTTGGGAATTGGTGGTTTTTTAACTAATGGTATTAGAATGATGACGACTTTCTTATCCCGCAATTCAATGTCGATATGAATGATTAAACTTTCACAAAAATGTCCAGACCTGGAAGAACTCAAAACGTATATTTTACCATTAAGATAAGTTGGACAAGCTAGAGAGTCATGGTCGCCTCCTGCGATATTCTTTAGTTGTTCATGATATGATATTTCTGACCAGTTTAACTTCTTACTTTTACGGTCTAATACGCAAAAAATAAATTTAGGCTGTTTTCTTGTGGTTAGCAGAAAGATTGAGTTTGTATCATCAGGAGGAGACGACAAACAACATTCTAAATCGTCTATATCTTTTCCATACCAAACCACCAAAGGCGGGAGTTGTATGATCTTACAAGTTTGGGGGTTCCAAAGAGACCAGATGATGTCATAATATTGTGGAAATTTGTACAGAATCACCCAACCATGAAAACATGCTAGAATACGATTCCCAATCAACTCGGGGATTCGACATCGATACTGCGACAAAGGGTTGTATATGTTGAAAAAAGTCTGCTCATGTGCTGTCTCCCCTTTGTAGCCCATGGGATGACCATCCAACCATGGAAACTTTGTATGTTGTGGAGGTAACTGATCAGATACTGAATCGCAATATATGTGTTTCTGATCCATCTAGATAACATGTTCATAATAAATGTAACAACATTATATTAGAACATGTATGATTGAAGAGTAAACAGCGTTGATTAATAAACACTACAATGGAACgtacagtaaaaaaaaaaaaaaaagatgatacATACATGCGCACAAAAGCAGTCTAAACAGATTTAATTACGAGAAACAATGCAGATAAGAATAATGTGCAGCTATATATAATAGGATTATGATATTTAATTTGGTTATATAAATCGCGGTGGTTGCATTACTAAGAGCCTTACTATAGTGCtataaagtattaagtattataaagaAGAATTAGTGCGACTAAATTACATATGCGACTAAATTATATATGCGTCAAAACTCATAACTTTACCTCGAGAGAGATCGTAATTGGCAGGTTGTGAATTACACAGAAATTATTTACGGTGTGTTCTACGAAGAGATAAGGGAGTTTATTTTTGTTGTTTATATAGTTTAAGGATATTAGGGTTTTTATTTAGGTTAATTATCGGTGTATAATATACCTTGATTTAAACCAGAGTAAAAACTAAAAAGTCATCCTCCGCGCAATTGGATTCGTTATTTGATGCCTGTGTGAGGTCGCAAGGGACATCTTATGTAGATGTCGTCGTTAATAAATTTATGCATATAAAGTGTTTGACTAAATGTTTGaccaatattttttttaattttgttacttcatccatccatctatctatttatttatttatttatttatttatttatttattgtgttTGTTTTTAACCCTTTTCTTAGTGTTGGTAATGGAGGAGGTACAGTGAGAAAAAGAATACGAGTCATGCTTGCTGGCCTGGTCTGGTAACAAAATATGTTGCGAAAAGTATTCAAGAAACGTTCCTAATCGTGAGCTCGATACCACATCTCAAAATTGATATTCTAACAGCACTATAAGGATGTAGTTAACCTAAACCTATGTTGTAAGCTGACAACACTTGCATAAAAATGTTGGTTGTTCTGGTATTTCCCACATCCATCGTTTGGTCA comes from Rutidosis leptorrhynchoides isolate AG116_Rl617_1_P2 chromosome 4, CSIRO_AGI_Rlap_v1, whole genome shotgun sequence and encodes:
- the LOC139842089 gene encoding F-box/kelch-repeat protein At1g57790-like; this encodes MLVNDECVFSFPFHILELIMKFCGDVDYLNFRATCKHLAAVPVIRWSNITEIQRTYSLVSPWSMVIDTDRDIMTITDLMSGNKYFIRTSQELVGFLQVHCSRYGWLLTSKNTSELMFFNPFTSDIRKLPRRNYPLIIDKCCFSAAPTSPDCMVVVITTLGDMQVYIHHVSREQSWRRLAFTDFYSVSLCFPTFYGQDMYALMRGRLYVFRHTKEDDYEWQSVEWDLPYIKPSMKYYLTKSDQHVLLVSVDVFEKSVEVHKLNQSTSKLEKLKSLGKYAIYVSATTCLCIEATTPKMENKVYFHQSYSENNTILFYSLETRRFHTFDDDNLKGSFGDFFKDKRLLLPHGWIEPSVA